The DNA segment TGCTGAAAAATGATGAAATTAGTTTTCAATATGCTACAGTAAAATTACAAGACTTGCTCCATAACATAGAAAACTTCAATGCTGAATTATTAAAACTAGCACCACCACCAAATTTATCCGATAAAAATCAAGTCTTAGTACAAAATATTATTACTAAAACAATCAATTTTTCCAATCAACAGCTCCAACTAATTCAAAAAAGTCTCGAAATTTTAAACGCTAAAAACACCGCCCCTAAAAAACATGAAGAAGTTATCTTAGAATTTAATAAAGCATCAATCTTAGAGGCACCGTTTAGCCTTAACATCTTAGGTGATTTAGCACTGATTAAGCAAAATATCCATACTACACCACAACCAACTGCTACTGATCCAACTAAACTATAACAAAAAAGAGATTACCGCAACATAAGCTCCTTGGGGTTAGAATTAACGCCAACCTTAAGGAGTCAGTACTCGGTAATCTCTTTTTATATTGCCATACTGCGAATTGAGTTTTTCGTTTCCTTCGCACTATATAACATATCGTCAACAAAATTAAACACACAATTAGCATCAACATCATTATTTATCGCTAAAATACCAATGCTAACTGTCACATGAGAGCATTTTCTTTCAACCACAGCCCTAATTCTTTCGGAAATAATATTAGCTTTATCTTCTGAGGTTTTGGGGAAGATTATTGCAAATTCATCGCCCCCCAGCCGAATAACTTCATCACCTTTACGAACATTACGTTTCAGTACCTTCGCAACTTGCTTAATAACCTCATCGCCATAAGAATGACCATAAGTGTCATTAACCTGCTTAAAATTATCCATATCAATCAATGCCACACAAAACTCCATACCGGTTTTGCGCTTTATCTTTATTTCTTCTTTTAGCTTATAAGAAAAATATTTTCGATTCCATACTCCGGTTAAAAAATCTCGATAGGCCCAATAATGAAATAAGCTTAAAATACTACCAATCACAAAGCCCATGATAGTAAGAATAATACCAAATATAATCCACAACGCTCCTTGAGACATAGCAATATACCCGTGAACAATTAAGCTATTCACGAGGTACATTAAAAAACCTAATATCATTCCGCTCAGCCCTAAAATGCCTTTTGCATTTTGAAATATTAGATGATTCATTCTCTCTATCCCCTAAGTTATGGAATTATATTCTCAAAAATATATTAATTCATTTTAACTCATAAGTCTACCGAAAGACAAATATTTTCGTACCCTTTTTTGAGTCATTTTTCGACATTATTTGGCGTATTCTATTTTCCGCTCTTTAAAAAATACCGGTCTTAACCCACACGCGGCAGCAATTTTATTGCCTTCTGAAAAATTAGCACCAATATCACAAACCTTATGAGCGTCAGAACCAATGGTAACATATTTACCACCTAGTTGTTTAAATCTCTTATAAACTGGCAATAATACTGCAATCGCCCGAGGATCAGTTAACCGCCGTGTATTAATTTCCAAGGCTTTATCAGCTTGAGCTAAAGTTTTCAATAATTTATCATAAGCTTCTTGGAAAATTTCATAATACATTTCCTTATCTTCATACACTGCATATCTGGCAATATAATCAATATGACCTAAACTATCAATATCTTCAAACGCCTTGATACAATCTGTCATAGCCTTAAAATATTTATTATAAGCTTCTTCCTTCGATTGCTGATAATATT comes from the Negativicutes bacterium genome and includes:
- a CDS encoding histidinol phosphate phosphatase, whose product is MFDTHLHTEISSDSEMKIEEAIKQAKALNLGLIITEHMDLFYPEDNKFIFDVEQFFQNYEQYRSDKLLLGIEVGMQLKCVTEIKEIIKKNNFDFVLGSIHMVEGIDIYHQEYYQQSKEEAYNKYFKAMTDCIKAFEDIDSLGHIDYIARYAVYEDKEMYYEIFQEAYDKLLKTLAQADKALEINTRRLTDPRAIAVLLPVYKRFKQLGGKYVTIGSDAHKVCDIGANFSEGNKIAAACGLRPVFFKERKIEYAK
- a CDS encoding GGDEF domain-containing protein codes for the protein MNHLIFQNAKGILGLSGMILGFLMYLVNSLIVHGYIAMSQGALWIIFGIILTIMGFVIGSILSLFHYWAYRDFLTGVWNRKYFSYKLKEEIKIKRKTGMEFCVALIDMDNFKQVNDTYGHSYGDEVIKQVAKVLKRNVRKGDEVIRLGGDEFAIIFPKTSEDKANIISERIRAVVERKCSHVTVSIGILAINNDVDANCVFNFVDDMLYSAKETKNSIRSMAI